Below is a genomic region from Desulfatirhabdium butyrativorans DSM 18734.
GTGTCGCCCGTATCCGCCTTGAAGGCAAAACCGAAGAGCGTGATCTTCTTGCCTGCGAGCGTATTGAACATGACCCGCAGCATGTTGATGACGAATCGCTCCTTCTGCTTCTCGTTCATATCCACGACCTGCTGCCAATAGGCGGCCACATCGTCGAGGCCGAGGCTGCGGCAGATATAGACGAGATTGAGAATGTCCTTTTTGAAGCAGGAGCCGCCAAAGCCGATGCCAGCGTTCAGGAATCGGGACCCGATCCGGCTGTCGAGGCCGACGGCGTGGGCCACTTCCGTGACATCGGCCCCGGTTTTCTCGCAAAGGGCCGAAATCGCGTTGATCGAAGAGACGCGCTGGGCCAGAAAGGCGTTTGCAACGAGTTTCGAAAGCTCGCTGCTCCAGATATCGATGGTGAGAATCCGCTCCCGCGGCACCCAGTTGGCGTAAATATCCACCACCTGATCCCTGGCACGGATGCCTTCAGGCGTCAGCCGCGAGCCGACCAGAATGCGATCCGGCGATTCGAGGTCGCGAATGGCCGTTCCTTCGGCCAGAAATTCCGGATTGGACAGCACATCGAAACGAACCCCATTGGTCGTTGCGGAGAGAATCCGCTCCATGGCCTTGGCGGTCTTGACCGGAAGCGTGCTTTTTTCGACGATGATCTTGGAGGAAGTGGCCACTTCCCGGATCTGGCGCGCGGTCTTTTCCCAGTGCTGCAGATCGGCAGCCATCCCGGCGCCTTCACCGAAGGTTTTCGTCGGGGTGTTGACGCTGACGAAAATGATGTCCGCCTCCCGGATGGCCTGCGGAATATCGGTATGAAAGAACAGGTTTCTTCCCCGGGCCGTCCGGACGACATCATCGAGCCCCGGCTCGTAGATGGGCAGCCGGTCCGAATTCCACTGGGCGATGCGCTCGGCGTTGATGTCGACGACGCTCACCTTGTATTGGGGACATTTGCAGGCGATCATGGCCATGGTCGGCCCGCCGACATACCCTGCGCCGATGCACAAAATGCGTTTTTCAAACGACATGCGGAGAACCTTTCTTCACTTTTCTACGGCAGTGAGCAGTGCCTTACGGCTGCTGTCATGCCGCCTGTTCCGGCGATAACACCCCGCCATATACCGGCAATCACCCCCGATTTTTGGGTAGTTCCGGGCCTGAGCCTGGGGGCGGGTACGCCTTTTGATGCTGCAGCGGAAACTTGTTTGAAGCCGCCGGAGCTCGTTGGGCCGGGCATGCAATACGCTTCGGCTTGTGTTTGAAAAGCTTGCCGTTTCAATGAGATGCTCTCTCCTGGAGCGTCTGGCACCATGCCCGGCCCTTACGAGATCGGGCGGCTGAGTTTTTCCGATGCAGCAAAAAAGGTGTGCCCGCCCCCAGGCGGCTCGCTTCAGACTCACTGCCTTTTTGCGAAGTCGTCAACCTTAAAGCAAGGCAAAACTGCGAAGCACTTCCGCGATTTTCCCGTCCTGTTTGGCCAGCTCCCGCAAGGCTTCGAGGAGTCGATGCAGTTTGTCTTTGTTTTTGGCAAGTTCCTCTTCGATGGCCCGGGTTTTCGTTTCGAAGGGCCGAATCATGGTCCGCCGATCCCAGAGCGCAAAGCCTATCGCAACCATAACGATCCCCCCGAAGGTAGCCACGATCCCGGTCATCAATTGAACGATTTGATCGAACCGCTGGTTGAAGCTTTGTTCCATCCCCTGAAAGCGTATCTCGACCGCCTGAAACCGCTGGTCAACCCCCTGGAACCGCATCTCGACCGCCTGAAACCCCCGGTTAACGGCTTCGGTCAGGTTCTTGACGCTTTCTTCCAGCCTCGCCAACCGCTCGGCAATCTCCCGGTCGGTCAGGGGATCCGCCTTCTCAAAGGCAAACACCGGCCCCCACACCCCCACGGCAAGCCAGAGACAGAAAAACCCCAGGATCGTTCTTCTCAAATGCCATCGTCCGCTTCCGGTTCGCTTCATCGCTCTTCCTCCGCCGACTTTCGAACATCGATGGATGCCGACCTTCCCGGCAAGGCACCTGCCACCGCCATCCACCCATAGCCTATAGCCCATAGCCTATAGCCCATAGCCCATAGCCCATAGCCCATAGCCCATAGCCCATAGCCCATAGCCCATAGCCCATAGCCCATAGCCCATAGCCTAAGACTGACGATTTTCCTCCAAGATGTCAAGATGATTGTCGATTTCGGATTGTCGATTTGAACCACACCGTCAGGAGCCCTGCGGCCTTCGGCAATACCGCCGCAATGCCTCGGCAGTTGCAGATGACGCCGCCTGATCCATCAATTCTTGCGGCGTTCCGACGGCTACCACACGTCCGCCGTCCGGTCCGGCATCAGGCCCCAGGTCCACCACGACATCGGAGGCAAGAATCATCTCGACATTGTGCTCGATGACGGCAACCGTATGACCCTGGTCCACCAGAGCCCGCAACACCCGCACCAGCCGTTCGATGTCCACCGGATGAAGTCCCGTCGATGGCTCGTCGAGCACGTACAAGGTATGCCCGGATGCCGGTTTGACCAGTTGCCGGGCCAGTTTCAGGCGCTGGGCCTCACCACCGGAGAGGGTCGGACTCGACTGCCCGAGCCGCAGGTATCCCAGGCCGATATCCGCAACGACGTTCAGGGGTTTGCGAATCTTCGGAACGGCGAGAAAAAAGCGGCCGGCCTCCTCGAAGGTCATCTCGAGGACATCCGCCATGCTCTTTCCTTTATAGAGCACGGCGAGCGTGTCGGCATTGAAGCGTTTCCCCCGGCAGGCTTCGCAGGGCACCGTCACATCGGGAAGAAGCCGCATCTCGACCTGGATCTGCCCCTGGCCCTCGCAGACGGGGCAACGACCTTCGGCGAGATTGAAGGAAAACCGCCCCGCCCCATAGCCCCGGCTTCGGGCGGTCGGGGTGGCAGCAAACCGTTTTCGGATTTCGTCGAAGACACCGATGTAGGTTGCCGGAATCGAGCGGGAAGTCTTTCCGATGGGACTGTGATCGACTTCGAGCACCCGGCCGACGGCTTCCCAACCGGTAAGCGCATCGAACGGCTCCTCCGCAGGCACCTGCCCCGACAACCGGGCCAGTATTCCCCGACAAATCACCTCTTTCAAAAGCGAGGATTTTCCGGAACCCGACACCCCGGTGAAGGTCACCCAACGACCCAGGGGAATGTCCACATCGATGGCCTGAAGATTGTTTTTTCTCGCCCCGCGAACGGAAAGCACCCGTCTGCCTGCATCCGGGCTCCCGGGATCTGCCGTCGGCATCTCCGTATCTGGGCCCTTCGAATCGCCCTTCCTTCGAGCTTTCCGGATATACGGCGTCCCGGCGCCGAGGTCTTCTGCCCTGCGGGCGATCCATTGCCCGGTGAAAGAACCTTCCGCCGTACGTAACGCGCCCGGAGGGCCTTCGTAGATGACTGCACCGCCGGCCTCTCCTGCGCCCGGCCCGAGATCGATCACCCAGTCGGCCGCTTCGATCGTTTCGATGTCGTGCTCCACGACGATCACCGTGTTCCCCCGATCCCGCAGGGCCGTCAAGGCATCGATCAGCCGATGGTTGTCCCGGGGATGGAGCCCGATCGTAGGCTCATCGAGAATGTAGCACACCCCCGTGAGGTTGGATCCGAGCTGGGCGGCCAGCCGGATCCGCTGCGCCTCCCCTCCCGACAGGGTGTCCCCCGAGCGATCGAGGCCCAGATACCCGAGACCGAGACGGATCAGGGTGCGAAGCCGCTCCAGGATTTCCATCCGGATGGGATGAGCCACGGGATGAAGGGATTCCGGAAAGGACATGGCGGAAAAGCGCTTTTCGAGGCGACTCACCGAAGAGCCCGCCATCTCCACGATGTTCAAGCCGTCCACCCGGAAATCCAAGGCTTCGGGCCGAAGTCTT
It encodes:
- a CDS encoding nucleotide sugar dehydrogenase, whose protein sequence is MSFEKRILCIGAGYVGGPTMAMIACKCPQYKVSVVDINAERIAQWNSDRLPIYEPGLDDVVRTARGRNLFFHTDIPQAIREADIIFVSVNTPTKTFGEGAGMAADLQHWEKTARQIREVATSSKIIVEKSTLPVKTAKAMERILSATTNGVRFDVLSNPEFLAEGTAIRDLESPDRILVGSRLTPEGIRARDQVVDIYANWVPRERILTIDIWSSELSKLVANAFLAQRVSSINAISALCEKTGADVTEVAHAVGLDSRIGSRFLNAGIGFGGSCFKKDILNLVYICRSLGLDDVAAYWQQVVDMNEKQKERFVINMLRVMFNTLAGKKITLFGFAFKADTGDTRESPAIYVARQLLAERALVMVTDPEAIENAKQDLSGLDGVSFTEDPYEAARDSHAIAVLTDWALYRELDYGVIYQAMAKPAFIFDGRNILDHNRLYEIGFNVYPIGKPKRSHLDA